Proteins co-encoded in one Stutzerimonas stutzeri genomic window:
- a CDS encoding ethanolamine ammonia-lyase subunit EutB yields MAGYTHSVGGTTWRFDSLREVMAKASPARSGDCLAEVAAGSDAERVAAQMCLAQIPLKRFLEEALIPYETDEVTRLIIDSHDAGAFAPVSHLTVGDFRNWLLGDDADEAALNALAPGLTPEMVAAVSKIMRVQDLILVAQKVRVVTRFRNTIGLRGRMSTRLQPNHPTDEAAGIAASIVDGLLYGNGDAVIGINPATDSTSGICELLKMLDAVISRYEIPTQGCILTHVTTSIEAINRGAPLDLVFQSIAGTEAANSSFGINLALLQEGYEAGLSQKRGTVGDNLMYFETGQGSALSANAHHGVDQQTCEARAYAVARQFKPLLVNTVVGFIGPEYLYNGKQIIRAGLEDHFCGKLLGVPMGCDICYTNHAEADQDDMDMLLTLLGTAGINFIMGIPGSDDVMLNYQTTSFHDALYLRQSMGLRPAPEFEAWLAKMEILRQDGRRLQMGEQLPPAFRQALRQLS; encoded by the coding sequence ATGGCGGGATACACGCACAGCGTAGGCGGCACCACTTGGCGCTTCGACAGCCTGCGCGAAGTCATGGCCAAGGCCAGCCCGGCGCGCTCCGGCGATTGCCTCGCCGAAGTCGCGGCGGGCAGCGATGCCGAGCGGGTCGCCGCGCAAATGTGCCTGGCGCAGATCCCGCTCAAGCGTTTTCTCGAGGAAGCGCTGATCCCCTACGAAACCGATGAAGTCACGCGGCTGATCATTGACAGCCACGACGCCGGGGCCTTCGCCCCGGTCAGTCACCTCACCGTGGGCGACTTCCGCAACTGGCTGCTCGGTGACGATGCCGACGAGGCGGCCCTGAACGCCTTGGCGCCAGGGCTGACGCCGGAGATGGTCGCCGCGGTGTCGAAGATCATGCGTGTGCAGGACCTGATTCTGGTGGCACAGAAGGTTCGTGTCGTGACCCGCTTTCGCAACACCATCGGCCTGCGCGGGCGCATGTCCACGCGCTTGCAACCCAACCACCCCACCGACGAAGCCGCCGGCATCGCCGCGAGCATCGTCGACGGGCTGCTGTACGGCAACGGCGACGCCGTCATCGGCATCAACCCGGCCACCGACAGCACCAGCGGCATCTGCGAACTGCTGAAAATGCTCGACGCGGTGATCAGCCGCTACGAGATACCCACCCAGGGCTGCATCCTGACGCACGTCACCACCTCCATCGAGGCGATCAACCGGGGCGCACCGCTGGATCTGGTGTTCCAATCCATCGCCGGCACCGAGGCGGCCAACAGCAGTTTCGGCATCAACCTGGCGCTGCTGCAGGAAGGCTACGAAGCGGGCCTGTCGCAGAAGCGCGGCACGGTGGGCGACAACCTGATGTACTTCGAGACCGGCCAGGGCAGCGCCTTGTCGGCCAATGCCCATCACGGCGTCGACCAGCAGACCTGCGAAGCGCGCGCCTATGCCGTGGCCCGCCAATTCAAACCGCTGCTGGTGAACACCGTGGTCGGCTTTATCGGCCCGGAATACCTCTACAACGGCAAGCAGATCATTCGCGCTGGGTTGGAAGATCACTTCTGCGGCAAGCTGCTTGGCGTGCCCATGGGTTGCGACATCTGTTACACCAACCACGCCGAAGCCGATCAGGACGACATGGACATGCTGCTGACGCTGCTGGGCACCGCTGGCATCAACTTCATCATGGGCATTCCGGGCTCGGACGACGTGATGCTCAACTACCAGACCACCTCCTTTCACGATGCGCTCTATCTGCGTCAGAGCATGGGCCTGCGCCCCGCGCCAGAATTCGAGGCGTGGCTGGCGAAGATGGAAATCCTGCGCCAGGACGGCAGACGACTGCAGATGGGCGAGCAACTCCCGCCCGCCTTTCGTCAGGCGTTGAGGCAACTGTCGTGA